Part of the Streptomyces sp. RFCAC02 genome is shown below.
ATGCGGCGGAGGATCTGCTCGTTCAGGTAGTCGAGGCCCGCGAGGACGTGGGCCAGGTCCGGGTCGTCGTACTTGTGCAGCAGGTCGTCCACGGTGCTCTGCATCTGGTAGCACATGGTCTGGAGCGTGGTCGTCGCGCCGCGCACGGCGGCCTGGGCCGCGCCGTCGGTCCGCAGCCGCTCGGTGACGAGGGCCTCGGTGATGCCGTTCATGATCGCCTCGACGGCGGTGCCCGCCTCGCTGCCCTTCAGCTCCGCGTGCCGGGGCGACGGGATGCGGACGTGGGGGTGCCGGGCCGCCTGGGCGAGACCCGGCAGGCGTTTCGGAAGGTGGACGAGCTCCTCGACGACGAGGCGCTCACGCCGCTGCACGTCGGCGAGCCGGCTCTGGAGGGCGGCGAGCTGGGCGTCGGTCGCGTCCGCGCGATGGGCCGTCGTCTCGGCGCGCCGCCTGGCGGCCGCCGCACGCCGGCGTTCGCGCATCAGCAGGACGACGAACAGGACGGCGCACGCGGTGCCCACCGCCAGACACATGACCAGCGCTGCCGGTATCTGCATCGTTTCGGGACTCCGTGGGGTTGCGGAAAACCGGTTGAGTGGCCGGAATTGCGGGAGAGTCAAACAGCACCGTGACACGGTGCGCAAGCGAACACATGAGCGCCCGGCGGCCGCGCAACCGGCCGCCCTGCCAGGGCGTCTTCCCCCGAAGCGTCGCGGCCGGTCGGGCCGTGAAGATCCGGAAAGGTTTTCGTGTGAGGACGGATGACGGTGTGTCGGACGACGAGCGGCCGGAGAGCGGGCGGCCGGACGAGCCGCCGGCGTGGCGCGTGCTGGCCGGGTACGTCCGCCCGCACCGCTGGTCGCTCCTCGCCGGAGCGCTGCTGTCGCTCGTCACCGGTGCGACGGGGCTGGCGCTGCCGCTGGTGGCGCGCCGGCTGATCGGCGACCTGTCCGAGGACCGCGCCATCGCGCCGACGCTGGTGCTGATGACCGTCCTGGTCCTCGCCAACACGGCGATCGGCGCGCTGGGTTCCTACATCCTGCAGAGGGCCGCCGAGTCGGTGGTGCTGACCGCGCGCCGTTCCCTGACGGGTTACCTGCTGCGGCTGCGGATCTCCGCGGTGGACGCGACCGAGCCGGGCGACCTGCTGTCCCGCGCCACCTCCGACACGACGCTGCTGCGCGCGATGACGACGGAGTCGCTGATCGGCATCGGGACGGGCGGCCTGACGCTCGTCGGGACGCTCGTGATGATGGGCGTGGTCGACCTGCCGCTGCTCGGGGTGACCCTCGCCGTGATCGCGCTGACGGGTGTCGTCATCGGGCTGATCGTCCCCTTGATCAATCGCGCCAGCAAGCGCGCCCAGCAGTCCGTGGGCGCGATGGGCGCCGCGCTGGAGCGCGTCATCGGCGCCCTGCGCACGGTGAAGGCGTCAGGCGCGGTGGCCCGTGAGACGGCCACGGTGCACGCGGCGGCCGAGGAGTCGTGGCGGGAGAGCGTACGGGCCGCCAAGTGGTCATCCCTCGCCGGGAACATGGCGGGCCTGTCGATGCAGGTCGCCTTCATCACGGTGCTGGGCGTGGGCGGCGCCCGGGTGGCGACGGACTCGATCGGCGTGGGGACGCTCGTGGCGTTCCTGCTGTACGTGATGTACCTGATGGCGCCGATCGGGCAGACTGTGCGCGCGGTGACGCAGTACCAGGTCGGCGCGGCGGCGATCAGCCGGATCCAGGAGGTGCGGCGCCTTCCGGTCGAGCCGGAGCAGCACGACGACGCCGGGGACACGGCCACGGGGCCGGCCACGGTGCGCTTCGAGGACGTGCGCTTCCGGTACGCCGACGACCAGCCGTTCATCCACCACGGTGTGAGCTTCGACGTGCCGCCGCGCGGCATGACGGCGTTCGTCGGCCCGTCGGGCGCCGGCAAGACCACCGTCTTCTCCCTCCTGGAGCGGTTCTACGACGCCACGTCGGGCCGGATCACCGTCGACGGGCGCGATGTGACGGAGTGGGACCTCGGGCGGCTGCGCGCCGCGATCGGCTATGTCGAGCAGGACGCCCCCGTGCTGTCCGGCACCCTGCGCGAGAACCTGCTGTTCGCCGCCCCCGGCGCCGACGGGGCCGCGCTGCGCGAGGCGTTGCGCACGACACGTCTCGAAGCGCTGGTCGAGCGCCTGCCGGACGGCCTCGACACCCTCGTCGGGCACCGGGGCACCAAGCTGTCGGGCGGCGAGCGCCAGCGCGTGGCCATCGCCCGCGCCCTGCTGCGCCGGCCGCGCCTGCTGCTCCTGGACGAGGCGACGTCGCAGCTCGACGCCGTGAACGAGGCGGCGCTGCGGGACACCGTGGCGGACGTGGCGCGGGAGACGACGGTGCTGGTCGTCGCGCACCGGCTGTCCACGGTCGCGGCGGCCGACCGCATCGTGGTGATGGAGGCGGGCGAGGTGCGGGCGATCGGGACGCATGCCGAACTCGTCGCCGGGAACCCGCTGTACGCCGAGCTTGCCGCGACGCAGTTCCTGGCGTCCGTCGATCCGGTGTGACGGCGCGTCGGACGGCGGGACCGTGGTGGCAGCAGAAGTTGGCCGGTTATCGGCCTTGCGTCCTCCTTATCCTGAAAACATGCGCATTGGTACGTTGGCACACGCGGCGGGGGTGACCGCCAAGACCGTCCGTTTCTACGAACGCGCGGGGCTCCTCCCGGAGCCGCCCCGCACTCCCTCCGGCTACCGCGACTACCCCCCGGAGAGCGCCGACCGGCTCGCGTTCATCCGGGGGCGCAGGCGGCCGGGCTGACGCTGTCGGAGATCCGCGAGGTGCTGGCCGTCCGGGACAGCGGCCAGGTGCCGCACGGGCCGACGGCCGCCCTCATCGAGACGTGCCTGCGGCGTACCGACGCCCGGCTCCGCGATCTCACCCACACCCGGGACACG
Proteins encoded:
- a CDS encoding ABC transporter ATP-binding protein; translated protein: MSDDERPESGRPDEPPAWRVLAGYVRPHRWSLLAGALLSLVTGATGLALPLVARRLIGDLSEDRAIAPTLVLMTVLVLANTAIGALGSYILQRAAESVVLTARRSLTGYLLRLRISAVDATEPGDLLSRATSDTTLLRAMTTESLIGIGTGGLTLVGTLVMMGVVDLPLLGVTLAVIALTGVVIGLIVPLINRASKRAQQSVGAMGAALERVIGALRTVKASGAVARETATVHAAAEESWRESVRAAKWSSLAGNMAGLSMQVAFITVLGVGGARVATDSIGVGTLVAFLLYVMYLMAPIGQTVRAVTQYQVGAAAISRIQEVRRLPVEPEQHDDAGDTATGPATVRFEDVRFRYADDQPFIHHGVSFDVPPRGMTAFVGPSGAGKTTVFSLLERFYDATSGRITVDGRDVTEWDLGRLRAAIGYVEQDAPVLSGTLRENLLFAAPGADGAALREALRTTRLEALVERLPDGLDTLVGHRGTKLSGGERQRVAIARALLRRPRLLLLDEATSQLDAVNEAALRDTVADVARETTVLVVAHRLSTVAAADRIVVMEAGEVRAIGTHAELVAGNPLYAELAATQFLASVDPV